A stretch of the Mesorhizobium huakuii genome encodes the following:
- a CDS encoding type II toxin-antitoxin system HicA family toxin: MPLIETNTRKIVTRLLRDGWLSVGGGKHDKYEHSDRPEVIIIVPRHREQSPGVARSIARLAGWI; the protein is encoded by the coding sequence ATGCCACTGATCGAGACCAATACGCGCAAGATCGTCACAAGGCTTTTGCGCGACGGTTGGCTAAGTGTCGGCGGCGGCAAGCACGACAAGTATGAGCATTCGGACCGACCCGAGGTGATAATCATCGTGCCTCGGCATCGTGAACAATCTCCCGGTGTCGCCCGGTCGATCGCCCGACTGGCTGGATGGATTTGA
- the pyc gene encoding pyruvate carboxylase yields the protein MAITKILVANRSEIAIRVFRAANELGLKTVAIWAEEDKYSLHRFKADESYQVGRGPHLAKDMGPIESYLSIEEVIRVARLSGADAIHPGYGLLSESPEFAEACAQAGITFIGPKPDTMRRLGNKVAARNLAIEVGVPVIPATDPLPDDMDAVKKLAKEIGYPVMLKASWGGGGRGMRAIRAEADLAREVTEGKREAKAAFGKDEVYLEKLIERARHVEVQVLGDTHGNVVHLFERDCSIQRRNQKVVERAPAPYLEMSQREELCGYALKIARETSYIGAGTVEFLQDADTGKFYFIEVNPRIQVEHTVTEQVTGIDIVKAQIHILDGFAIGTPQSGVPAQKDIRLNGHALQCRITTEDPEHNFIPDYGRITAYRGATGFGIRLDGGTAYSGAVITRFYDPLLEKVTAWAPTPAETIARMNRALREFRIRGVATNLTFLEAIINHPSFADNSYTTKFIDTTPELFQQVKRQDRATKLINYLADVSVNGHPETRGRPMPKADAAAPVVPYLNGNVPGGSKQKLDVLGPEKFAGWMREQKEVLVTDTTMRDGHQSLLATRMRTHDIANIAGTYARALPQLLSLECWGGATFDVAMRFLTEDPWERLSKVREAAPNLLLQMLLRGANGVGYTNYPDNVVQHFVKQAAAGGIDLFRVFDCLNWVENMRVAMDAVGAEGKLCEAAMCYTGDILDPARAKYDLKYYVGLAGELQAAGAHIIAVKDMAGLLKPAAARVLFKALREATDLPIHFHTHDTSGLSAATVLAAVESGVDAIDAAMDAFSGNTSQPCLGSIVEALKGTERDPGLDPQWIRKISFYWEAVRNQYAAFESDLKGPASEVYLHEMPGGQFTNLKEQARSLGLETRWHEVAQTYHDVNLMFGDIVKVTPSSKVVGDMALMMVSQDLTVADVENPARDIAFPDSVVSMLRGDLGQSPGGWPAALQKKALKGDKPITARPGSLLKPADLKASRKEIEEKLERKLSEYEFASWLMYPKVFTDFAGAQETYGPVSVLPTPTYFYGMKSEDEIFVDIEKGKTLVVRCLAIGDVDDKGMVTVFFELNGQPRRVKVPDRAHGASAVKARRKAEPGNEAHVGAPMPGVVSALSVAAGQAVKAGDVLLSIEAMKMETALHAERDGTVAEVLVKAGDQIDAKDLLIAFA from the coding sequence TTGGCCATCACGAAGATCCTCGTCGCCAACCGGTCAGAAATCGCCATCCGCGTCTTTCGCGCGGCCAACGAGCTGGGCCTCAAAACCGTGGCGATCTGGGCCGAGGAGGACAAATACTCGCTGCACCGCTTCAAGGCCGACGAAAGCTACCAGGTCGGGCGCGGCCCGCATCTGGCCAAGGATATGGGGCCGATCGAGAGTTATCTGTCGATCGAGGAGGTGATCCGCGTCGCCAGGCTTTCGGGCGCCGATGCCATCCACCCGGGCTACGGGCTTCTGTCCGAAAGCCCGGAATTCGCCGAAGCCTGTGCGCAAGCCGGCATCACCTTCATCGGCCCGAAGCCGGACACGATGCGCCGCCTCGGCAACAAGGTCGCGGCACGCAACCTCGCCATCGAGGTCGGCGTGCCGGTCATCCCCGCCACCGACCCGCTGCCGGATGATATGGATGCGGTCAAGAAACTGGCCAAGGAGATCGGCTATCCGGTGATGCTGAAGGCCTCCTGGGGCGGCGGCGGGCGCGGCATGCGCGCCATCCGCGCCGAGGCCGATCTCGCCCGCGAGGTCACGGAAGGCAAGCGCGAGGCGAAAGCCGCCTTCGGCAAGGACGAGGTCTATCTCGAAAAGCTGATCGAGCGCGCGCGCCATGTCGAGGTGCAGGTGCTTGGCGACACACATGGCAATGTCGTGCACCTGTTCGAGCGCGATTGCTCGATCCAGCGCCGCAACCAGAAGGTCGTCGAACGGGCGCCCGCGCCCTATCTCGAAATGTCGCAGCGCGAGGAGCTTTGCGGCTACGCGCTGAAGATCGCGCGCGAGACCAGCTATATCGGCGCCGGTACGGTCGAGTTCCTGCAGGACGCCGATACGGGGAAATTCTATTTCATCGAGGTCAACCCGCGCATCCAGGTCGAGCATACCGTCACCGAGCAGGTGACCGGCATCGACATCGTCAAGGCGCAGATCCACATCCTCGACGGCTTCGCCATCGGCACACCGCAATCGGGTGTGCCGGCGCAGAAGGACATCAGGCTGAACGGCCATGCCTTGCAGTGCCGCATCACCACCGAGGACCCCGAGCACAATTTCATCCCGGATTATGGCCGCATCACCGCCTATCGCGGCGCCACCGGCTTCGGCATCCGGCTGGATGGCGGCACCGCCTATTCCGGCGCGGTCATCACCCGCTTCTACGATCCGCTGCTGGAGAAGGTGACGGCGTGGGCCCCGACGCCAGCCGAGACGATCGCGCGCATGAACCGCGCGCTGCGCGAATTCCGCATCCGCGGCGTCGCCACCAACCTCACCTTCCTCGAAGCGATCATCAACCACCCGAGCTTCGCTGACAATTCCTATACGACGAAGTTCATCGACACGACGCCGGAGCTGTTCCAGCAGGTCAAGCGGCAGGACCGCGCGACCAAGCTCATCAACTATCTGGCCGATGTCAGCGTCAACGGCCATCCCGAGACACGCGGCCGGCCGATGCCGAAGGCCGATGCTGCCGCACCCGTCGTGCCCTACCTCAACGGCAATGTGCCCGGCGGCAGCAAGCAGAAGCTGGACGTGCTCGGTCCGGAAAAATTCGCCGGCTGGATGCGTGAGCAGAAGGAAGTTCTGGTCACCGACACGACGATGCGCGACGGCCACCAGTCGCTGCTCGCCACGCGCATGCGCACGCACGACATCGCCAACATTGCCGGCACCTATGCGCGCGCCCTGCCGCAGCTTCTGTCACTGGAATGCTGGGGTGGCGCGACCTTCGACGTCGCCATGCGCTTCCTCACCGAGGATCCGTGGGAGCGGCTGAGCAAAGTGCGCGAGGCGGCCCCCAATCTGTTGCTGCAGATGCTGCTGCGCGGCGCCAACGGCGTCGGCTACACCAATTATCCCGACAATGTCGTGCAGCATTTCGTCAAGCAGGCGGCCGCCGGCGGCATTGACCTGTTCCGCGTCTTCGACTGCCTGAACTGGGTCGAGAACATGCGCGTCGCCATGGACGCCGTCGGCGCCGAGGGCAAGCTGTGTGAGGCGGCGATGTGCTACACCGGCGACATTCTCGATCCGGCGCGGGCCAAGTACGACCTCAAATATTATGTCGGGCTCGCCGGCGAATTGCAGGCCGCCGGCGCCCACATCATCGCGGTCAAGGATATGGCCGGCCTCTTGAAGCCGGCCGCGGCCCGCGTGCTGTTCAAGGCGCTGCGCGAGGCGACCGACCTGCCGATCCATTTCCACACCCACGACACGTCCGGCCTGTCGGCGGCGACCGTGCTGGCGGCGGTGGAGAGCGGCGTCGACGCCATCGACGCGGCGATGGATGCCTTCTCCGGCAACACGTCGCAGCCTTGCCTGGGCTCGATCGTCGAAGCGCTGAAGGGCACCGAGCGCGACCCGGGCCTCGACCCGCAATGGATCCGCAAAATCTCATTCTACTGGGAAGCGGTGCGCAACCAGTACGCTGCCTTCGAAAGCGACCTCAAGGGGCCGGCCTCGGAAGTCTATCTGCACGAAATGCCGGGCGGGCAGTTCACCAACCTCAAGGAACAGGCGCGCTCGCTCGGGCTGGAGACACGCTGGCACGAGGTGGCGCAGACCTATCACGACGTCAATCTGATGTTCGGCGACATCGTCAAGGTGACGCCGTCGTCCAAGGTCGTCGGCGACATGGCGCTGATGATGGTGAGCCAGGATCTGACCGTCGCCGATGTCGAGAACCCGGCCAGGGACATCGCCTTCCCGGACTCGGTCGTCTCGATGCTGCGTGGCGATCTCGGCCAGTCGCCCGGCGGCTGGCCGGCGGCGCTGCAGAAGAAGGCGCTGAAGGGCGACAAGCCGATCACGGCGCGGCCGGGCTCGCTGTTGAAGCCGGCCGATCTCAAGGCCAGCCGCAAGGAGATTGAGGAGAAGCTCGAGCGCAAGCTCTCGGAATACGAATTCGCCTCGTGGCTGATGTATCCGAAGGTTTTCACCGACTTTGCCGGCGCGCAGGAGACCTACGGCCCGGTCAGCGTGCTGCCGACGCCGACCTATTTCTACGGCATGAAGTCGGAAGACGAGATCTTCGTCGACATCGAGAAGGGCAAGACGCTGGTCGTGCGCTGCCTTGCTATCGGCGATGTCGACGACAAGGGCATGGTCACCGTGTTCTTCGAGCTCAACGGCCAGCCGCGCCGCGTCAAGGTGCCGGACCGGGCGCACGGCGCCTCCGCCGTCAAGGCGCGCCGCAAGGCCGAGCCAGGCAACGAGGCGCATGTCGGCGCGCCGATGCCGGGCGTGGTCTCGGCACTTTCGGTCGCCGCCGGCCAGGCGGTGAAGGCCGGTGACGTGTTGCTCTCCATCGAAGCGATGAAGATGGAGACGGCGCTGCATGCCGAGCGCGACGGCACCGTCGCCGAGGTGCTGGTCAAGGCCGGCGACCAGATCGATGCCAAGGATCTGCTGATCGCGTTCGCTTAA
- a CDS encoding type II toxin-antitoxin system HicB family antitoxin: protein MPDLPGCHGGGASPEEAIADATSAVREWAEARLAKHLPLPGSSTVAELLKQGEIDSASGESAVMIPVLIDSGRPVRANLSLDAGLLAAIDEEAGRRGLTRSAFIASAAREKIEGHR from the coding sequence GTGCCTGATCTTCCCGGCTGCCATGGTGGCGGCGCAAGCCCCGAAGAGGCCATTGCCGACGCGACGTCCGCCGTGCGCGAATGGGCCGAAGCACGCTTGGCAAAACATCTGCCTCTGCCTGGATCCAGTACAGTTGCCGAGCTGCTCAAACAGGGTGAAATCGACAGCGCCTCAGGTGAATCCGCCGTGATGATACCGGTGCTGATCGACTCCGGCCGCCCCGTCCGGGCCAATCTATCGCTCGACGCCGGTCTCCTGGCGGCGATCGACGAGGAAGCCGGCCGGCGTGGCTTGACACGTTCCGCCTTCATTGCAAGCGCTGCTCGAGAGAAGATCGAGGGCCATAGATAA
- the msrB gene encoding peptide-methionine (R)-S-oxide reductase MsrB: MDTHTYPVTRTDAEWRARLTPEQYAVLRGHGTERPGSCALLYEKRAGTFSCVGCDQPLFESKLKFESGTGWPSFNDPVPGSVENTIDRSYGMVRTECHCARCGSHLGHVFEDGPPPTGLRYCINGVALKFEPAA; this comes from the coding sequence ATGGACACCCACACCTACCCTGTCACCCGCACCGATGCCGAATGGCGCGCCCGGCTGACGCCGGAGCAATATGCGGTCCTGCGCGGCCACGGCACCGAGCGGCCGGGAAGCTGCGCCCTGCTCTACGAGAAGCGCGCCGGCACATTTTCCTGCGTCGGCTGCGACCAGCCGCTGTTCGAATCCAAGCTGAAGTTCGAGAGCGGCACCGGCTGGCCGAGTTTCAACGATCCCGTGCCCGGCTCCGTCGAGAACACCATCGACCGCAGCTACGGCATGGTCCGCACCGAGTGCCATTGCGCGCGCTGCGGCAGCCATCTCGGCCATGTCTTCGAAGACGGCCCGCCGCCGACCGGCCTGCGCTACTGCATCAACGGCGTGGCGCTGAAATTCGAGCCGGCCGCCTGA
- a CDS encoding ABC transporter ATP-binding protein, whose translation MAGTTLLDIKGVQTYYGNIRALNGVDVTVKEGEIVALIGANGAGKSTLMMTIFGAPRARAGTITFAGTDITQLPTHEIARMRIAQSPEGRRIFPRMTVMENLQMGASLDNLKHYDEDVEKVFALFPRLKERIAQRGGTLSGGEQQMLSIGRALMARPKLLLLDEPSLGLAPLIVKQIFDAIRELNRTQGLTVFLVEQNAFGALKLATRGYVMVNGNVTMSGTGKELLANPEVRAAYLEGGHH comes from the coding sequence ATGGCCGGGACAACGCTGCTCGACATCAAGGGCGTGCAAACCTACTACGGCAACATCCGGGCGCTGAACGGAGTCGATGTCACCGTCAAGGAGGGTGAGATCGTGGCGCTGATCGGCGCCAACGGCGCCGGCAAATCGACGCTGATGATGACCATTTTCGGGGCACCGCGCGCCCGCGCGGGCACCATCACCTTCGCCGGCACCGACATTACCCAGTTGCCGACGCACGAGATCGCACGCATGCGCATCGCCCAGTCGCCGGAAGGTCGCCGTATCTTCCCGCGCATGACGGTGATGGAAAACCTGCAGATGGGCGCCAGCCTGGACAACCTCAAGCACTATGACGAGGACGTCGAGAAGGTGTTCGCGCTGTTCCCGCGGCTCAAGGAGCGCATCGCCCAGCGCGGCGGCACGCTGTCGGGCGGCGAGCAGCAGATGCTGTCGATCGGACGCGCACTGATGGCGCGGCCGAAGCTGCTTCTGCTCGACGAACCATCGCTGGGCCTTGCGCCACTGATCGTCAAGCAGATATTCGATGCCATCCGCGAGTTGAACCGCACCCAAGGGCTGACCGTGTTCCTGGTCGAGCAGAACGCGTTCGGCGCGCTGAAGCTCGCCACGCGCGGTTATGTCATGGTCAACGGCAATGTGACGATGAGCGGCACCGGCAAGGAGCTGCTCGCCAATCCGGAAGTGCGCGCCGCCTATCTCGAAGGCGGACACCACTGA
- a CDS encoding arsenate reductase ArsC: MSDHVYNVLFLCNANSARSIIGEAILNRIGSGRFKAYSAGARPKGSVNPYALQLLESLSYDTSFARSKSWDEFSGPDAPQMNFIFTVCDNTADESCPVWPGHPMTALWAVPDPAKASGTEAEWHLAFADAYRMLNNRIAVFTNLPMGSLDRLALQEHLDVIGREAPQPS, from the coding sequence ATGAGCGATCATGTCTACAACGTTCTCTTTCTTTGCAACGCCAACTCCGCCCGCTCGATCATCGGAGAGGCCATCTTGAACCGGATCGGATCCGGCCGATTCAAAGCCTATTCCGCTGGCGCGCGACCGAAAGGCAGCGTCAACCCCTATGCGCTTCAGTTGCTGGAAAGCCTGAGCTACGACACGTCCTTTGCCCGTTCGAAGAGCTGGGATGAGTTCTCCGGGCCCGACGCGCCGCAGATGAATTTCATCTTCACCGTCTGCGACAACACTGCGGATGAGAGCTGCCCTGTCTGGCCCGGTCATCCGATGACGGCACTTTGGGCGGTGCCCGACCCCGCCAAGGCCAGTGGCACGGAAGCCGAGTGGCATCTCGCTTTCGCCGACGCCTATCGCATGCTGAACAACCGCATCGCGGTGTTCACCAATCTGCCGATGGGGTCACTTGATCGTCTGGCCTTGCAGGAACATTTGGACGTTATCGGCAGGGAGGCCCCGCAGCCGAGCTGA
- a CDS encoding branched-chain amino acid ABC transporter substrate-binding protein: protein MKKTLLSAVALTALVAFGGSAWADVMFGVAGPITGPNAAFGAQLQKGAEAAVAEINAKGGINGEQIKLEIGDDVSDPKQGISVANKFVGDGVKFVVGHFNSGVSIPASEVYAENNIVEITPAATNPKFTERGLWNVFRTCGRDDQQGSIAGAYLAANFKDAKIAVVHDKTTYGQGLADETKKAMNAAGVTEVMYEGINVGDKDFSALIAKMKEAGVTIIYWGGLHTEAGLIIRQAADQGLKATLISGDGIVSNELASIAGDAVAGTLNTFGPDPRLIPANKELVEKFRAQGFEPEAYTLYAYAAVQALAEAATAAKSNDPQAVAKALHANGPFKTVLGDLSYDAKGDPTLPGYVMYEWKKGADGKYTYIQKM, encoded by the coding sequence ATGAAAAAGACACTTTTGTCCGCCGTCGCCCTGACCGCGCTGGTCGCGTTCGGTGGCAGCGCGTGGGCTGATGTAATGTTCGGCGTTGCCGGTCCGATCACCGGTCCGAATGCGGCCTTCGGCGCACAGCTGCAGAAGGGCGCCGAAGCGGCCGTCGCCGAGATCAATGCCAAGGGCGGCATCAACGGCGAGCAGATCAAGCTCGAAATCGGCGACGACGTCTCCGACCCGAAGCAAGGTATCTCGGTTGCCAACAAGTTCGTCGGCGACGGCGTCAAGTTCGTGGTCGGCCACTTCAACTCGGGCGTGTCGATCCCGGCCTCGGAAGTCTACGCTGAAAACAACATCGTCGAGATCACGCCGGCCGCGACCAACCCGAAGTTCACCGAGCGTGGCCTGTGGAACGTGTTCCGCACCTGCGGACGCGATGACCAGCAGGGCAGCATTGCCGGCGCCTATCTCGCCGCGAACTTCAAGGACGCCAAGATCGCCGTCGTGCACGACAAGACCACCTACGGCCAGGGCCTTGCCGACGAAACCAAGAAGGCGATGAACGCCGCCGGCGTCACGGAAGTGATGTATGAAGGCATCAATGTCGGCGACAAGGACTTTTCGGCGCTGATCGCCAAGATGAAGGAAGCCGGCGTTACCATCATCTATTGGGGCGGTTTGCACACCGAAGCCGGCCTGATCATCCGCCAGGCGGCTGACCAGGGCCTCAAGGCGACGCTGATTTCCGGCGACGGCATCGTGTCGAACGAACTGGCTTCGATCGCGGGCGACGCGGTTGCGGGCACGCTCAACACGTTCGGCCCGGATCCGCGCCTGATCCCCGCCAACAAGGAACTCGTCGAGAAGTTCCGTGCGCAGGGCTTCGAACCGGAAGCTTACACGCTCTACGCCTACGCTGCCGTGCAGGCGCTTGCGGAAGCAGCAACTGCTGCCAAGTCGAACGATCCGCAGGCCGTTGCCAAGGCGCTGCATGCGAACGGCCCGTTCAAGACCGTGCTCGGCGACCTGTCCTATGACGCCAAGGGCGATCCGACGCTGCCCGGCTACGTCATGTACGAGTGGAAGAAGGGCGCCGACGGCAAGTACACCTACATCCAGAAGATGTAA
- a CDS encoding vWA domain-containing protein: MFIPFFLELKAARVPVSLREYLSLLEGLEAGLVDYDVEGFYYLARAALVKDERHIDRFDQVFAHAFKGIEALGGTDAVNVANIPEEWLRRLAEKHLTEEEKKLVEALGGFEKLMETLKQRLEEQKGRHQGGSKWIGTGGTSPFGAYGYNPEGVRIGQHESRNRRAVKVWDKREFRNFDDAVELGTRNIKIALKRLRRWVREGAEEEFDLPGTIHATAEHGYLDVRTRPERRNALKLLMFFDVGGSMDDHIKSVEELFSAARAEFRQLEYFYFHNCLYEGVWKDNRRRHAEVIPTFDLLHKYGPDYKVIVVGDASMSPYEIAHPGGSVEHWNPEAGAVWLGRLLQQWPNAVWLNPESEKNWGYTHSIAMIRDIFGGRMFPLTLAGLESATKQLSRKH, from the coding sequence ATGTTCATCCCCTTCTTCCTCGAACTGAAGGCCGCACGTGTCCCCGTTTCGCTGCGGGAATATTTGTCGCTGCTGGAAGGGTTGGAAGCCGGACTGGTCGACTATGACGTCGAGGGTTTTTACTACCTGGCCCGGGCTGCTCTGGTGAAGGACGAGCGCCATATCGACCGCTTCGACCAGGTGTTCGCGCATGCCTTCAAGGGCATCGAGGCGCTGGGCGGAACGGATGCGGTCAATGTCGCCAATATTCCCGAGGAATGGCTGCGCCGCCTTGCCGAAAAGCACCTGACCGAGGAAGAGAAAAAGCTGGTCGAGGCGCTCGGCGGTTTCGAAAAGCTGATGGAGACGCTGAAACAGCGGCTCGAGGAACAGAAAGGCCGTCACCAGGGCGGCTCGAAATGGATCGGCACCGGCGGCACTTCGCCCTTCGGCGCTTATGGCTACAATCCCGAAGGCGTGCGCATCGGCCAGCACGAAAGCCGCAACCGGCGTGCGGTGAAAGTGTGGGACAAGCGCGAGTTCCGGAATTTCGACGATGCCGTCGAGCTCGGCACCCGCAACATCAAGATCGCGCTGAAGCGGCTGCGCCGCTGGGTGCGCGAGGGCGCCGAGGAGGAATTCGACCTGCCCGGCACCATCCATGCCACCGCCGAGCACGGCTATCTCGACGTGCGGACGCGGCCCGAACGGCGCAACGCCCTGAAACTGCTGATGTTCTTCGATGTCGGCGGCTCGATGGACGACCACATCAAGAGCGTCGAAGAGCTGTTTTCGGCGGCGCGGGCCGAATTCCGCCAGCTCGAATATTTTTACTTTCACAACTGCCTCTATGAGGGCGTGTGGAAGGACAACCGGCGACGCCACGCCGAGGTGATCCCGACCTTCGACCTTCTCCACAAATACGGTCCAGACTACAAGGTGATCGTCGTCGGCGACGCTTCGATGAGCCCTTACGAGATCGCCCACCCCGGCGGGTCAGTGGAACACTGGAACCCGGAGGCCGGCGCCGTCTGGCTTGGCCGCCTGCTGCAGCAATGGCCGAATGCGGTATGGCTCAATCCCGAGAGCGAGAAGAACTGGGGCTACACCCATTCCATCGCCATGATCCGCGACATCTTCGGCGGCCGCATGTTCCCGCTGACGCTGGCCGGGCTCGAAAGCGCGACGAAGCAGCTTTCCAGAAAGCATTGA
- a CDS encoding DUF6867 family protein, whose translation MQGILYEEPSIWQFLFVTCLLGGWAAWMTGKASAQTWRSFIQLFAYLLGLGIGIRFIHHALFGGTMFSLHYYIVDTIVLMILGFVGYQYTRTNQMVTQYNWLYERASILSWKPKG comes from the coding sequence ATGCAGGGCATTCTCTATGAGGAACCCTCGATCTGGCAGTTCTTGTTCGTCACCTGCCTGCTCGGCGGCTGGGCGGCCTGGATGACCGGCAAGGCCAGCGCCCAGACGTGGCGCAGCTTCATCCAGCTGTTCGCCTATCTGCTGGGTCTCGGCATCGGCATCCGCTTCATCCATCACGCCCTGTTCGGCGGCACGATGTTTTCGCTGCACTACTATATCGTCGACACCATCGTGCTGATGATATTGGGCTTCGTCGGCTATCAATACACACGAACAAACCAGATGGTCACACAGTATAATTGGCTCTACGAAAGAGCTTCAATCTTGAGCTGGAAACCAAAGGGTTGA
- a CDS encoding DUF2312 domain-containing protein, with product MADDITETSQTVAAGQLRALIERIERLEEEKKTIADDIKEVFAEAKGTGFDTKAIRTIIRLRKKDQAERQEEDAILDLYMAALGME from the coding sequence ATGGCCGACGATATCACCGAGACCAGCCAGACTGTTGCCGCCGGCCAGCTGCGTGCCCTCATCGAGCGCATCGAACGGCTCGAGGAAGAGAAGAAGACGATCGCCGACGATATCAAGGAAGTCTTCGCCGAGGCCAAGGGCACCGGCTTCGACACCAAGGCGATCCGCACCATCATCCGGCTGCGCAAGAAGGACCAGGCCGAGCGCCAGGAAGAGGACGCCATCTTAGATCTGTACATGGCCGCGCTCGGCATGGAATAA